Proteins co-encoded in one Dendropsophus ebraccatus isolate aDenEbr1 chromosome 9, aDenEbr1.pat, whole genome shotgun sequence genomic window:
- the LOC138801583 gene encoding FMR1-interacting protein NUFIP2-like → MHKEHLAQDENSNPREGPVSRRKERLSPGEHDMNQLNRSRPKTGSWDSNGYGPEIEALASRPEDSVPLSPSNSLNLRHLRGCEKDSSRGLQRPPPSQYHPNYYPTHHHHHHRTSYTGHRKGYWDYESQYRDGKRKAWVPRPGGGPHTQRPRNREALTSTETPCADMRPEQTVVAAGDKSRSVSRQPSPPAEKEPAADWLLFKPLPVFPVDSSSARTLPKISYASKVKENLDGKGLVPSSALRTSTTLPNCLLNAAQSGAASDSTAAPHSLSSSSCSSLSSSSPPSPVSQENLGAIFQNEWGLSFINEPGAGQAAPAQARESEEGVPGGVEGGGGGDQASPVTALVRLSHGFYIEGADPEVNAMENPRDWETMVSFSLQEWNRVWSLHKKDPSRVVVYAETMDGKG, encoded by the exons ATGCACAAGGAGCACCTGGCCCAGGATGAGAACAGTAACCCGCGGGAGGGCCCAGTGAGCCGGAGGAAGGAGAGGCTGAGCCCCGGCGAGCACGACATGAACCAGCTCAACCGCAGCCGCCCCAAGACAG GATCCTGGGACTCTAACGGATACGGTCCAGAGATTGAGGCTCTCGCCAGCCGCCCCGAGGACAGCGTCCCCCTCAGTCCCTCCAACTCCCTGAACCTGCGTCACCTTCGAGGGTGTGAGAAGGACTCCAGCCGAGGGCTCCAGAGACCCCCGCCATCCCAGTACCACCCCAACTActaccccacacaccaccaccaccaccaccgcaccTCCTACACCGGACACCGCAAAGGCTATTGGGACTATGAGAGCCAATACCGGGATGGTAAACGTAAAGCCTGGGTGCCCCGACCCGGAGGTGGGCCCCACACCCAGCGCCCCCGCAACCGCGAAGCCTTAACCTCCACAGAGACCCCGTGTGCGGATATGAGGCCCGAGCAGACGGTGGTGGCGGCGGGGGATAAGAGCAGGAGCGTGTCACGCCAGCCCTCCCCCCCGGCAGAGAAGGAGCCGGCCGCCGACTGGCTGCTCTTCAAGCCCCTGCCCGTCTTTCCTGTTGACAGCAGCAGCGCCAGAACGCTGCCCAAAATCAGCTACGCCAGCAAAGTGAAAGAGAACCTGGATGGCAAAGGACTGGTGCCCAGCTCTGCCCTCCGCACCTCCACCACCCTCCCCAACTGCCTGCTGAATGCTGCACAGAGCGGAGCTGCCAGTGACAGCACCGCCGCCCCccactccctctcctcctcctcctgctcctccctctcctcctcctcaccaccctccCCTGTCAGCCAGGAAAACCTGGGCGCCATTTTCCAGAATGAGTGGGGGCTGTCCTTTATCAACGAACCAGGGGCCGGGCAGGCAGCACCGGCCCAGGCCAGGGAGTCTGAGGAGGGGGTCCCTGGTGGGGTGGAAGGTGGTGGCGGCGGGGACCAGGCCTCTCCGGTGACGGCTCTGGTGCGTCTGTCTCACGGCTTCTACATAGAAGGAGCTGATCCTGAGGTCAACGCCATGGAGAATCCAAGGGACTGGGAAACCATGGTTTCCTTTAGCCTGCAAG AATGGAATCGTGTGTGGAGCTTACACAAGAAAG